The genome window GTCGATGCAGGACCCGACCTGCACGGCCGGCAGCTCGTCGTGCAGGTCGTGCGCCCCGGCGGTGACGAGCCCCTCCTCGCGCACGAGGAGGAGATCGTCGTCCGACCCGCCCCGGCCCCGATGCCGTCGATGATGGTCGAGGTCGACGGGACCGAGGGGGACTGGCTGTTCGTGCGGATCGTCGACCCCGACCGTGCGCCGTCGGACGCCGCGATCGGGGACTGGGACGCGTCCGGCGGGGTGCTGGCCTACACCAGTCCGGTGTGGTTCACGGCCGACGGGGCGCCGCCGGCGGCGCCCACCGGGCCGGACTCGTTCGCGGCACCCGCCGCCCCGCCGCCGCCGGGCCAGCAGCTGGCGGCCCCACTGCCGGTCTCCGGCGGGGGAGCGGCACTGGGCGGGGCGGTGGCGCTGGGTCTCGCGGCGATGCTGAGGAGGCAGCTGGCACATCGGGACTGACCTGCCCACCCGCCGTCACGAGCCCGCTTCACGCCTCGCGGATCAGCACCAGGTGCGTGCACGGCTTCGGACAGGCGCTGGACGATCGTCCAGACCACGCCAGTACGCAACGCCTGGTGGCGACTTCCGGGAGCTGCGAAGCGGTCGGGCCGTCCTCGGAGCCGGCACCTGGCGTCAGGGACGAAGCCGCGACACCGGGATCCCGTGCCGTGCGACCACGTCCCAGGCGACCGGCGGCAGGAACTCCAGGGTCGCGTCGGCGATGTCGTCGCCGATTCGATCCTCACGCTCATCGAGCGTCTACTCGACGCGCATGAGCTCGAGTAGTTCAGCCGTTGCGTCGCGATCGTCGAGCCCCAGCGCGTACGTGTCCGTCGACCCGACGACCTCGAGCGCCGATATAGCCTCGACTCCCCGTGGGATGACGTTATGAGCGGGATCGTCTGGCCCGGCCATCCCCACTTGGTCGCGCGACAACCACGGCGTTGCGCGGCGAAGTACCAGACGTGCTCTTCTACTCCGCTCGACCCACCGCGAGATAGAGCGCTCCGAACACCTTCGTTTCGAACCGGAACCCATCCGTATGGCGGCGAAGCGCCTTCCAGGGCCGGACCTGTACGTAGGCATCGCTCACGCCGAAGGGTCTGCCAAGCGCGATCCCGAGGTCCACCGCCCAGCTCGGCCAGCTCGGGGGTCGGCGCAGACCCATGACTGCGATCCGACCACCGGTTGCGGATAGTGCCCGGCACGCACGGGCGATCACCTCGTCGTGCTCCGGGATTATCTCGAGTGCGAAGGTGGACAGCACGCCGTGGAGGTCGTCGGGGAACGCGAACCCTCGCACATCGTCCTGCACCAACTCCACGTTGCTGAGCCCGGCACGGGTGATCCGTTCGCGGGCTCGGGCCAGCATCTGTGGCGAAAGGTCGACGCCTACCACCCGGCCCGTGGGTCCGACGACACGAGCCAACGCCGGCAGGTTCACGCCGGTCCCGCATCCCACATCCACGACAGTGTCGCCCGGACGCAGGTCCAGCAACCGCATGCCACGCTCAGCGAGTCGTCGGCTGCCGACGGCCCGGTACACCGACGCGAGGGCGTCGTAGCTCGGGGCGAGCTGATCGTACAGGCGCTGGACGGCCCGAGCATCGAGGATCCCCTGCTCTCGCTGTACCTGCTCCGGCACCAGGCGGCGCCACAGCAGCGCTGCGCCGGCCGCCATTGCCGCACCGATCGCGTAGGTCCTCGTGCGGA of Actinomycetota bacterium contains these proteins:
- a CDS encoding methyltransferase domain-containing protein encodes the protein MAAGAALLWRRLVPEQVQREQGILDARAVQRLYDQLAPSYDALASVYRAVGSRRLAERGMRLLDLRPGDTVVDVGCGTGVNLPALARVVGPTGRVVGVDLSPQMLARARERITRAGLSNVELVQDDVRGFAFPDDLHGVLSTFALEIIPEHDEVIARACRALSATGGRIAVMGLRRPPSWPSWAVDLGIALGRPFGVSDAYVQVRPWKALRRHTDGFRFETKVFGALYLAVGRAE